ACGCATCGTTACCGGTAAATTTAATATCTTCAAATTTCACCGAATATACTTCCCTGATTATGGCGTCGTCGTTTGGCGGCACTATTTGCGCGCCGTCATTCCAATACACTTTGTAGCCGTTATATTCCGGTGGATTGTGGGATGCCGTCAGAACAATGCCTGCGTGGCATTTTTTATCGCGAACGGTAAATGAAAGCTCAGGCGTCGGGCGGTGTTCTTTGAAAAGTAAAACCGATATTCCGTTTGCGGTAAGTACGTCCGCGCACATTTTGCCGAATTCTCTTGAATTGTTGCGCACGTCGTATGCAATAGCAACTTTAATCTGTTCGCCGGGAAACTGCGTATGCAGATAGTTCGCGAGTCCTTGTGTAGCCTGGCCCAGCGTGTATTTATTCAGTCGGTTGGTGCCCACGCCCATTATGCCGCGCATGCCGCCGGTCCCGAATTCAAGTACGCGGTAGAAAGAATCTTCAAGATCATCGGAGTTTGTCTTGATCCAGTCTTCAATGATGGATCGTGTGTCCTGGTCGAAAGTTTCGGTAAGCCAGAGCTGCGCTTTTTCTAAAGTGGTCATGGTTTTATGTTGTTTATTTCTATTTGAATGATGATTCTTAATCGAGTTTTCTGTTCTGAACGTTCGCGGTTTTGTCGATTTTAAAAGCCCGTATCGGATCGTTGTAATAGACGAATTCTGCGGTGTTGCCGATGTTGCCTTTAAGTGAATCCTTCACATTTACTTCCGCATAATTTCCGTTTTTAGACATGATATCTAAATTTACGATTGCCCAATAGGGAGCGATTAAGCTGGCAGAATCTGATATTTTTATCATTGCATCATTGGTTTTGCCCAAAAAATTCGCGCGGCTTTTTTCCGTCATGTAAAGTTGTGCGCGCCGGGTGTTTACGGACCCAATAAATTTAGCATTATTTTTTAAACTCAACCGGAAATTATCGGTCTTTATTTCACTTGAAAGATTGATTTCAACCGAATCCGCAACCGCAATTTTTTCAACATTATATTTAGAATACACGGTAATATTGTAGAAGTCAACGGCTTTGGTGGTGCGTTTTTCGGCAATTGTCAACGTTTTGTCCTTCACTTTTATCTTAAGATTATCAAGAATATTGGGATAGGATTCTACGTTCACGAAGCTGCTGTCGCTTTTGATATAAAACAAGCGGAATTTACCTTTGATGTCTAGGTTTACGAAATCCTCAACCGGGATATCCTTACTTTCGATATTACCTTTTGGAGAGATTTCACCGCAGGAAATAAGAGTTAAAACGGCGTATAATAAAAACAGATTTTTCATGTCTAAATCACTTCATCGATGTTATAGTTCTTGTGCGTGCGGTTACTGCGGATCATCATTTCGCCGAGGAAGCCTGCTATAAACAATAGCGTTCCCAGGATCATCATCGTTAACGCAATAAAAAACCACGCATTATTGGTGAGCAAATGCCCGTAAATGCCGCGCGAAACATCAATAAGTTTCGAAAGACCGAGCCAGAATGCCGATAAGAAACCGATAATGAACATCAAAGTTCCCACTGCGCCAAAAAAGTGCATTGGGCGGCCACCGAAACGGCTTACAAACCAGAGCGTAATAAGATCTAGAAACCCACGCACAAACCTTTCGGTACCGAATTTTGAGGTTCCGTATGGTCTTGCCTGATGCTGCACTTCTTTTTCGGTGATCCTTCGGAAACCCGCATTGGCAGCAAGAACAGGGATGTAGCGGTGCATGTCGCCATACACATCTATCGATTTTACGACCTGCTTTTTATACGCCTTCAAACCACAGTTAAAATCGTGAAGCTCTACGCCAGACACTTTTCGGGCTGCCGAATTGAAAAGTTTCGAAGGTAAATTCTTGGTCATTACGTTGTCGAAACGCTTTTTCTTCCAGCCTGATACGATGTCGTAATTCTCTTCCTTAACCATGCGGTAAAGCTCAGGAATTTCTTCAGGGAAATCCTGCAGATCGGCATCCATCGTAATTATTACCTCGCCCTCCGCTCTTTCGAAAGCGGCGTGTAGCGCCTGAGATTTTCCGTAATTTCTTGAAAATTTAATCCCGTGGATTTGGGGATGCTGTACCCTTAGGTTTTCGATGATGCTCCACGAAAGATCGGTGCTGCCGTCATCTACAAACCATACTTCATATGATAAACTGGCCGATGTGCATACAAGGTCGATTCGCGAAAAGAGTTCTTCAAGAGATTCTTCCTCGTTAAGCAGCGGTATAATGATAGATAAATTCATGTATAAATGTTAGTGGATAAAATTAATTTTTTAAATAATTGAGGTCTTAAAGCTCAGTTTTGTTCCTGAAGAAACTCGCAAAAAAGGTCGATAAAATCACATAAAAAACAAGTATCGCGGCGAAGTAATAGGTAAACTGGCGAAATGAAAACATATCTTTATCTTTGATCATCTCCGGCGTAAAACTTTGCAGTCTGTTTTTGTAATTTGTATTGAGTTCAGCCAGTTCTTTTTCATCTGCAATCACGGCTTTTGCGCTTTCATATTCTTTATTCAGCTCGGTTTTCTGTCTTTCGATATATTGGTAATTCAGCAGGTCTTTGGCGTCAGGATCAGCAATATTCAAGAACAGAAACATCGTTAAAACCGAAAGCAGGCCACCCAAAAACATAGGTTTGAAGGCCCGGCCGAACACATCGCGGAAACCCATCGGAATGCCGGTTTTCTTGAGTTCATTAACAGAATAATAGGCGCCGGCTACATAAACCACTGGCAGAAGGAAGGCGTTTAAAAGCAATGAATTATTGAAATAATCGGTATTCATCCCGAAAAAATACATCCCGAAAAAAATAATCATCGTTACCGCAAACAGCATTAAACCAACAGCATAAACATTTTTTACCATGAAAAAGAATTAAATATTAAGATTTTTTTTATTTTGAATTTTGAATTTTAGTTTAAAGCCCTATATTTGCACCGGCAAGTCCTACACAACCAGCTCCTGTGAATCCTCCAGGGTGGGAACGCAGCAAAGGTAAACGGTTGTAGCGGTGTGATGTAGATCGCTTGCCATTTTTTTATGCCTGAATTTTAAAGGTTTCTCCCAACGCAGGCAACACCAACTCCACTCCTTTTTCTTCAAAAATCTTCAATGCTTCGTCGTGATTTATTTTAATTGGCGCGAAAGTATCAAAATGACATCCGATTACTTTCTTTGTTTTTAATAGTTCGGAGGCTGCAAAAACTGCTTTTCTTGCGCACATCGTGTAATGTCCACCGATCGGAAGAATCGCCAAATCAATATCGCCGAATATCTGCGGGAACAGCGCCATATCAGCCATCACACCGGTATCGCCGGCAAAATAGATGTTCTTGTCCGAAAACCGGAAAATGTAACCGCAAGGTTCGCCACCATAAGTTCCGTCAGGGAATGAACTGGTGTGACTTGCAGGAACCATCGAAATTTTAAGGTCATCAATCTTTGCAGAACCGCCAAAATTAATATCAATCGAATTAGGATGATCAAAATAACCGCATATTTCGGGCTGACCTATGATTTTGGCTTCCGGATGATGCTGCAGAACTTCTTTCACATCCGCTGTATGATCACCGTGCGCATGGGTAATTAAAACAAAATCGATCTTTTGCGCCGCAATATCGAAACCCGAAGTGGCCTTTCCGAAATTATAAAAAGGGTCAGAAAGAATCGTTTTTCCGTTATAGGTGAACAGAAAACAGTTCTGTCCGAGGAATTGTATTTTCATTGTTTTCAGTTTTTCAGTTAGAAATAATTGAGTCCAAACGCCACCAATACACTCATCACCAACGTAAAAATGCCAACCTGTTTGAGATAAGGATCGAGCTCTTTAGGTTCCTTGGTCTGCATTATTTTTCTGCGCAGCGCCGTCATCGGAAATACAAGGATAAAAAATATGAACGCGTAATAATTCCCCTGCTCGTGAAGTTTGTTCATCATCATAAAGACGAGCATAAGTATGAGCGGTAGCTGCAACAATACGATTTCATACACCATCGCATAGCGGTAGCCCATGCGCGCTGCCAGCGTTTTCTTGCCGCTGAGTGTATCGTTTTCAATATCGCGCATATTGTTAAGGTTAAGGACGCCGACACTCATCATTCCGATGGCTGTCGCGGGTATAAGGATATCCCAGTGAAAGGTTTTGGTGAAGAGAAAATAGCTTCCACACACCGAAACCAAACCGAAAAATACGAACACAAAAATATCGCCGAGACCCATATATCCGTAAGGTTTCTTACCGACGGTATATCCGATTGCCGCAAGGATACAGGCAATTCCAAGTCCTACAAACGTGTAAAATTCCTGCATCAGATTTTCGCGGAAAAATGCAAGATACAGCAGAGCCACAGTGGCAATTAAAGAAAGCACCGCAAACAGGATTACGGCATTGCGCATTTGGTTCGCAGTAATTTTTCCGGAAGCCACCGCGCGCTGTTCGGCCTCGTTTATTCTAAGTTTATCGGTTCCTTTTATTCCGTCGCCATAATCGTTGGCAAAATTAGAGAGTACCTGATACAATAACGTCACAAGCAACGCAAGCGCGAATATTTTCCAGTCCCAGGTTCCGCCTTCTTCGGTTATTCTCCATCGTGCGATAAAGGAACCCATGATAATTCCGCTTATCGAAAGCGGCAAAGTGCGCAACCGTGCGGCTTGTATCCAAATATTCATAAATAATGAGTGATGAGTGAGTAGTAAAAGGCAATGTTCAACAGTATATAAATTATTTATTGCTCATTACCAATTACTTATGTTACGAAATCCATTTGTTTTCCCCAAAGTCGGGTTTTCTTTTTTCGAGGAATGCGTTTCGGCCTTCTTTGGCTTCGTCCGTCATATAAGCAAGACGAGTTGCTTCACCGGCAAAAACCTGCTGGCCTACCATACCATCATCAGTAAGATTCATCGCGAACTTCAACATTCTGATAGACATTGGCGACTTTCCGAGGATTTCCTGTGCCCATTCGTAAGCTTTATCTTCAAGTTCGGCGTGTGGAAAAATTGCGTTCACCATTCCCATGGCTTCCGCTTCTCTGGCTGAGTAGTTGCGTCCTAAAAAGAAGATTTCGCGTGCTTTTTTCTGTCCGACCATTTTTGCGAGGTACGCAGAACCATAACCACCGTCGAAACTCGTCACGTCAGCGTCGGTCTGCTTAAAAATCGCGTGTTCTTCGCTGGCTAAAGTAAGGTCGCAAACCACGTGCAGTGAATGTCCGCCACCCACGGCCCAGCCGTTCACCACGGCGATAACTACCTTCGGCATAAAGCGGATCAGCCGCTGCACTTCGAGAATGTTCAGGCGGTGCCGGCCATCATCACCTACATAACCCTGCTCGCCGCGCGCTTTCTGGTCGCCGCCGCTGCAGAAAGCGTGTCCGCCATCTTTTGGACTTGGACCTTCGCCGGTAAGCAGAACAACGCCCACCGATGCATCTTCAGAAACATGGTAAAATGCGTCATAAAGTTCAGAGGTTGTTTTTGGGCGGAAAGCATTGCGCACTTCAGGCCGGTTAAAGGCGATACGCGCTACTGCGCCGCGTTTTTGGTAAGTAATATCTTCGTATTCTTTTACGGTTTTCCAGTCGGTCATGTCTTTGAAAAATTTTGTCCAAAGATAAGTATTTTATGAGGTGAGGCAAAGGGAAAACGTAGCAGGATTTGGGTTTCATGTGAGCTGAGGAGCAACGAAATTTTTGCCCGGCACAAAGTGATACCCGCTTTCCGCTGTATCTTTTTTGGTGGCTTCGGGAGCCTCAGCCACAAAAAAAGGATGCCGCTGCAATCGGGGCTGGCAATTCCGTCGTTTTGTTTAACAAAGGTTTACGTTTATTTTCCGTCTTCGCTTTCATGGCTTTCGGCGAGGATCTGTTCGGCCGCCGCAAAATCGCGCTCGCTTACCAGCAAAAAGTAGTTCTGCGATATCGGGAAGACGGCGATGTTATTTACGTACTCGTTTTTGATGTAGCTCGGGATTTCTCTTGAAGCTAGCTTAGATTTGGCTAACTCGATTTCGTACAAATAGGAAGACTGGAATATGGGAACTAACTCTGACATTCTTTTTTTTGTTAAAGATAGTCATGTTTACTAAAATGATCTATAAATCACAGAGTGACGGAGGACAGGGGGTCTTTTTTCGTTAAAGTTGCAACGCGCAGAGCTCTTGCGGAAAAGGAAATGCCCGAAGTTTTAGCCCGGATTGAACGGCCTGTTTGAGCTGCGCGGCGACCGTAAGGTCGCCGCGCAGCGAGTAGTGAAAGCCGGTAGGTTATCCCTAAAAAGCAAAAAATGGGTTGCTCCTGAATTATTCGGTTTTTCTGCGGTTTATAAACCAATAAACCGGTAATCCAAGTAAAATAAGGATGAAGCCAGGCCACGTATATTGCGGTTTGAACCAGATCAGCAGTACGCAGAATGCGGTCCCGATCAGCAAATACAAAATGGGGGTAACCGGATAAAGCCACGTTTTATAAGGTCTTTCAAGTTCAGGTTTTTTGATGCGCAGATAGATGACGCCCAATACGGTAATCATATAGAACAGCACGATTACGAATGAAATCATATCGAGCAGGTCGCCGTACTGGCCGCTCAATGCGAGTACAGACGCCCAGATCCCCTGCATCCAGAGTGATCTTTCGGGTACGCTGTGTTTATTGTTGTGGATAGCCGATTTAAAGAACAGTCCGTCCTTCGCCATCGTCTGAAACACGCGCGCGCCGGCCAACACCAGCCCGTTGATGCATCCAAACGTGGAGACCATTACCAATACAGCCATAATTACGGTGCCGAGATTACCGAAAATAACTTCAGAAGCTGCAACAGCCGGCCTGTTTTTGTCGGCAAATGCAATTGCGTCGCGGTCGAGCGCATTGAGGTAGACAAAATTTACGAGCAGATACAAAACCATCACCGCCGACGTGCCCAAAACCATCGATTTTACAATGTTTTTCTTTGGATTCTCCATTTCGCCTGATACGAAAGTAACGTTCTCCCAGGCTACAGAGCTGAACACCGAACCTACCATTGCTGCTGCAATACCACCTAATAGCGTGGCTCCCGAAATGCCTTGCCAGCCGGTTGGAAACAGATCATTGCCTATTTCCTTACCAAAATCCTGAAAACTGTTCCAGCCGAAACTCATGTTTTCCGCCCACTGCGAATCTTTAACGAACAGAAAACCGAAGAAAATTATCCCGAGCAACGCGATAATTTTAGATGTTGTAAACACAGTTTGAAGAAGCTTACCATTTTTTACTCCTTTGGTATTGATGAATGTGAGCAGTAAGATCACTACGATTGCGAGGATCTGAACCCAGGTTATTTTGAAGGTTCCGCTCTGAAACAGCGGCTGCGAATCGTTGAGTGCAGGAACAAGATAGGCTGTAAATTTCCCGAAAGCCATTGCGACAGCAGCGATTGTGCCCGTTTGGATGACCGCAAACAGCCCCCAGCCGTACAGAAATCCTGTCATCTTACCGAAAATCTCGGTGATGTAGGTGTACTGACCCCCCGCCTTTGGAAACATTGAAGAAAGCTCGCCGTATGAAATCGCTGCCGCAATGGTCATAACGCCGGTGATGACCCAAACCGCAATGAGCCAGTAGCCCGAGCCGAGATTCCGCATCATATCGGAACTTACAATGAAGATTCCGCTGCCGATCATGGAGCCCATCACGAGCATGATGCCGTCCCAAAGTTTGAGTTTTTTCTGCATAAAATTTAAATTAAAGCCTGATGATTGGTGTATAGTAATTAAGAGGTGCCGAAGCGGTTTTCGTTTTGAAACGCGTAAATATATTAATTTTCTTCAAAGATCAACAGCTTTTATAATGAACCTGAGTTCTGCAAAGCACTAAAACCTGCTTTTACATATTATTACAAAATTGATTAGTTTTGTAGAAATTTAAAATAAATGAAAAAAATTGCATTAGTTCTGTCCCTCGCATTTTCGACGGTGTTGTTCTCTCAGGAAGCGGCGAAAAAAACAGGACCGCCGGAAGGAAGCGCTTTAGTTGGTGATATTTACGGTGCAACAGTTTCTGCCACTGCTGAGCAGACCGCCATTTCGCCGAAGAAACTCGATAAAAAGCTGAAAACCTCTAAGAAAATTGATAAAGTTGCCGTGAAAGGAAAAGTAACGGACGTTTGCGACAAAAAAGGTTGCTGGCTCACGGTAGAAACCGATAACAATGAGAAGTTTTTCGTAAAAATGAAAGATTACGCCTTTTTTGTGCCTACTGCACTTAAAGGCAAGAACGTGGTTTTGGAAGGAAGCGCTGAAACCAAGGTGATCTCCGTGGACGAGCAGAAACATTATGCTGAGGACGCCAAAAAATCTCAGGCGGAAATCGATGCGATTACCCGGCCACAGGAAGAGACAAGATTTGTAGCGACTGGAATAAAAGTCGTAAAGTAAAAATCACCTGATATTTAATAAAAAACGAAGCCTTGAGCTTCGTTTTTTTTTATTCAAATCTGAAATCAACAACTTCGTCGAGCTTCGGAAACTTTCGTTGAGACACGAATGTTTTCCCGGTACAGTCGATTTCTTTCCAGCCTTTTTTCATCCCCACATCACCGACCTCCATCACAATGGGTACAAACGAAATTTCGTCGCTGCCATCAGCAAATTCTTCCCTGAACTGCACGGCAATATCCAAAACACACTCGTAGTCTAAATTGAGTTTGACATTCCGGTAGATAATATCGTAATGGGTCTCTTTATTTACAGGGATATCTTGATAAAGCTGCCAGTCATGCGTTGTGCCACGCAAGTCCACAATCGCATTAAGTGCGTGGTAGAGTGCAAGCGTGTAAAACCTGCGGGTTGCTGTCCTTTTATAATCGTCGGGAAAATGGCCGCCTTCGAATAAAATAGTCGGCAAGCCCATCTTCGTAAAATTGTCGCCCGCCGATGCCGGATAAAATTCGTCGGAATATCTTGCAATACCGCACGGAAGCTCGTTCCTGAGATTCTCGAAAATCTTCGCAATTACGGCCATCGATTTCTTTCGGGTCCCGGTAATATCGCGGTCATAATTTTCGGAAGGTGCGAGAAACGCGAGCGTCGCGGGATCTGTGCCGTTGGTGGAGAAGATGGTACGCTGATCATGCAGGTTTAAACCATAATCATAGCCACCGCTTTCTACGATATTTCTTAAAATAGGAAATTCTTTACTCGACATTTTCAGAAAATCCCGGTTAAGGTCGATTTCCAGCGCATTTCTGCGCGTCCATTTCTGCGAACCGTCGGGATTCAGCATAAAAATGAAATCAAAACTAATCTCCGTAAATAAATTATGCTGCAGTTCAGGTTGATGCTTAAATATTTCAAGTAAATCCAGCATTGCATGCGTGCCGGTAGATTCGTTTCCATGCATCTGCGACCATGCAAGCACCTTTATTTTTCCATGTGCGAGACTCATTTTATAAATAGGACGCCCCAGAACTGATTTTCCAATTTCAGTAATGCAATCGCTGTAATTCGCCTGCAGGTATAAAAATAATTTTTCGGGAGATATATAGCGGTTTGGGAAATCAGGATTTTGACGGTACGTAATCTTTGTCTGCATTCAAATGTAATTTACAAAGTTCAAATTTAAAAAAAAATAGTGTCCTTTCCTTTGTTTACTTCTGTTAATTCTTTAAACAGCTCAAACTGTCGTTATGTCTGTTAGTAATAATGTGGATTGCATATATTTTAATTAAAAAATATAAATAACTATAAATCAGTTAAATAAATTTTTCACTTATCGTACTACTTGAGTTAGGCTTTAAGTGGAAAACCCATCACTTTTGTTCAAATGTATAAACTATTAGTAAACAACATCGATTAACCTGTAAATCTAATTGCACTATTCTGTTACATTTGTAAACAGATTTTAAAATGATATTTTGCAGTATATTTGCGCTTATTTTTTTATATGAACAGCGAAACTTATTTCCTACTTGGCTTCTTAGCCTTCATCGTTTTTATCCTGGCGCTAGACCTGGGTTTACTCAAGAAAAAATCTGACACCGTTTCTATGAAGCAGGCCGGATTAATGAGCTTTTTTGTAGTTGCACTGTCAATGTGTTTCTATTTTGTGCTCATCACATACGGTCACCTACTCCACGGCATCGACAGTATGGAAAAACTGCAAAGCGTGATTTCTTCGCATCATCATCCCGTGAAGATTATACCGGGCGACCTTGGGAACAGCATCCAGCTCTACAACCAGAACCTGGGGCTCGAATACCTCACAGGATATGTGGTGGAATATGCGCTGTCTATTGATAACATCTTTGTAATGGTGCTGGTTTTCACCGCTTTTGGTGTCGCACCGAAGAATTATCACCGCGTCTTGTTCTGGGGAATCCTCGGGGCCATTGTGATGCGTTTTATCTTCATCTTTGTAGGTGCAGCACTTATAGAGAAGTTCAGCTGGATTATGTACGTATTTGGTGCCTTCCTGGTATTTACAGGGATAAAGATGTTCTTCGATAAAGATGGTGGCGATAAAATCGATACCCAGAACCACCCAGTCGTAAGGTTTGCTAACCGGTTTTTTAAGGTGCACAACCATTTCGTAGGCAATAAATTTTTCGTGACGATCGATGGTGTGAAGAAGATTACACCTCTTTTTCTTGTTCTTCTAATCATTGAGGCGACGGATTTAATCTTCGCCGTAGACAGTATCCCGGCGATATTCTCCGTAACCAAAGATCCTTATATTGTATTCTTCTCTAATATTTTCGCGATCATCGGTCTGCGTTCAATGTTCTTTTTACTTGCAGGCATCATCGATAAATTTCGATTCCTGAAGGTGGGTCTGTCGGTACTGCTGACGTTTATTGGGCTTAAAATGCTAGCGCATTCTTACCTTGATACTTGGGGTTTCACAACAGGACATTCACTTATTATCATCGTCGGAATCCTTGGCGCCAGTATCATGTTCTCCTTAATATTCCCTAAACAGGAGAAAGAGCGCAAGCTTAAATTTGATCCTAAAAACGACGAACATTTACGTCACTAAAATAAAGTTTTACATCTCAATATAATTAAAACCAGCATGTTACAT
This window of the Flavobacteriaceae bacterium 3519-10 genome carries:
- a CDS encoding membrane protein, TerC family, with the translated sequence MRLFFYMNSETYFLLGFLAFIVFILALDLGLLKKKSDTVSMKQAGLMSFFVVALSMCFYFVLITYGHLLHGIDSMEKLQSVISSHHHPVKIIPGDLGNSIQLYNQNLGLEYLTGYVVEYALSIDNIFVMVLVFTAFGVAPKNYHRVLFWGILGAIVMRFIFIFVGAALIEKFSWIMYVFGAFLVFTGIKMFFDKDGGDKIDTQNHPVVRFANRFFKVHNHFVGNKFFVTIDGVKKITPLFLVLLIIEATDLIFAVDSIPAIFSVTKDPYIVFFSNIFAIIGLRSMFFLLAGIIDKFRFLKVGLSVLLTFIGLKMLAHSYLDTWGFTTGHSLIIIVGILGASIMFSLIFPKQEKERKLKFDPKNDEHLRH
- a CDS encoding beta-lactamase domain protein, yielding MKIQFLGQNCFLFTYNGKTILSDPFYNFGKATSGFDIAAQKIDFVLITHAHGDHTADVKEVLQHHPEAKIIGQPEICGYFDHPNSIDINFGGSAKIDDLKISMVPASHTSSFPDGTYGGEPCGYIFRFSDKNIYFAGDTGVMADMALFPQIFGDIDLAILPIGGHYTMCARKAVFAASELLKTKKVIGCHFDTFAPIKINHDEALKIFEEKGVELVLPALGETFKIQA
- a CDS encoding 1,4-dihydroxy-2-naphthoate octaprenyltransferase, with product MNIWIQAARLRTLPLSISGIIMGSFIARWRITEEGGTWDWKIFALALLVTLLYQVLSNFANDYGDGIKGTDKLRINEAEQRAVASGKITANQMRNAVILFAVLSLIATVALLYLAFFRENLMQEFYTFVGLGIACILAAIGYTVGKKPYGYMGLGDIFVFVFFGLVSVCGSYFLFTKTFHWDILIPATAIGMMSVGVLNLNNMRDIENDTLSGKKTLAARMGYRYAMVYEIVLLQLPLILMLVFMMMNKLHEQGNYYAFIFFILVFPMTALRRKIMQTKEPKELDPYLKQVGIFTLVMSVLVAFGLNYF
- a CDS encoding putative glycosyltransferase; translation: MNLSIIIPLLNEEESLEELFSRIDLVCTSASLSYEVWFVDDGSTDLSWSIIENLRVQHPQIHGIKFSRNYGKSQALHAAFERAEGEVIITMDADLQDFPEEIPELYRMVKEENYDIVSGWKKKRFDNVMTKNLPSKLFNSAARKVSGVELHDFNCGLKAYKKQVVKSIDVYGDMHRYIPVLAANAGFRRITEKEVQHQARPYGTSKFGTERFVRGFLDLITLWFVSRFGGRPMHFFGAVGTLMFIIGFLSAFWLGLSKLIDVSRGIYGHLLTNNAWFFIALTMMILGTLLFIAGFLGEMMIRSNRTHKNYNIDEVI
- a CDS encoding amino acid permease-associated region, with product MQKKLKLWDGIMLVMGSMIGSGIFIVSSDMMRNLGSGYWLIAVWVITGVMTIAAAISYGELSSMFPKAGGQYTYITEIFGKMTGFLYGWGLFAVIQTGTIAAVAMAFGKFTAYLVPALNDSQPLFQSGTFKITWVQILAIVVILLLTFINTKGVKNGKLLQTVFTTSKIIALLGIIFFGFLFVKDSQWAENMSFGWNSFQDFGKEIGNDLFPTGWQGISGATLLGGIAAAMVGSVFSSVAWENVTFVSGEMENPKKNIVKSMVLGTSAVMVLYLLVNFVYLNALDRDAIAFADKNRPAVAASEVIFGNLGTVIMAVLVMVSTFGCINGLVLAGARVFQTMAKDGLFFKSAIHNNKHSVPERSLWMQGIWASVLALSGQYGDLLDMISFVIVLFYMITVLGVIYLRIKKPELERPYKTWLYPVTPILYLLIGTAFCVLLIWFKPQYTWPGFILILLGLPVYWFINRRKTE
- a CDS encoding Naphthoate synthase, whose amino-acid sequence is MTDWKTVKEYEDITYQKRGAVARIAFNRPEVRNAFRPKTTSELYDAFYHVSEDASVGVVLLTGEGPSPKDGGHAFCSGGDQKARGEQGYVGDDGRHRLNILEVQRLIRFMPKVVIAVVNGWAVGGGHSLHVVCDLTLASEEHAIFKQTDADVTSFDGGYGSAYLAKMVGQKKAREIFFLGRNYSAREAEAMGMVNAIFPHAELEDKAYEWAQEILGKSPMSIRMLKFAMNLTDDGMVGQQVFAGEATRLAYMTDEAKEGRNAFLEKRKPDFGENKWIS
- a CDS encoding peptidase, family M14, with the protein product MQTKITYRQNPDFPNRYISPEKLFLYLQANYSDCITEIGKSVLGRPIYKMSLAHGKIKVLAWSQMHGNESTGTHAMLDLLEIFKHQPELQHNLFTEISFDFIFMLNPDGSQKWTRRNALEIDLNRDFLKMSSKEFPILRNIVESGGYDYGLNLHDQRTIFSTNGTDPATLAFLAPSENYDRDITGTRKKSMAVIAKIFENLRNELPCGIARYSDEFYPASAGDNFTKMGLPTILFEGGHFPDDYKRTATRRFYTLALYHALNAIVDLRGTTHDWQLYQDIPVNKETHYDIIYRNVKLNLDYECVLDIAVQFREEFADGSDEISFVPIVMEVGDVGMKKGWKEIDCTGKTFVSQRKFPKLDEVVDFRFE